The genomic window TTGCTTGCATCTCTATATGCTCCTGGTCACCTATGGCAGAAGTATCGGCGACTGGAAAATAAACCAGAATAACGATACCGACCATAGCAGCAAGCATCAACACAAGGAAGGAAACAAACACAAGAGCCTCATGGACTAATTCACCAGGCCAAGGAAGAACTGATAACCCAAGAAGTGACGCTCGGGGAAGTAATATTCCGGTGGCAAAAATGAGCATATATATCCTTCGCCGGAGTCCCTTGTTGATCACCAAAGACAGCATCTGACGTCCGACAAACATGACATGGACAGTCAAAATGATGTAAAACGCCCCAAGAAATACGCTGCTCAACAGTGGATACGTGCATGTAATGTCGCCGTTGTGGATTGCAGAGGCAGAATACCAGTACTTTGAAACCTTTGATTGCTGACCGTCATCTGAGGAAACACGACCACCAACGAAAACAACACAAGCTTCCCAGATCAAAGAAGGCGAGCAGAGAATGAATACTGCACGTATAGTCTTCCGGTTCCATTTCCTATTCAAGGTACCAAGCTCTTGCTTCTGCAAAGCTGCACTAAGAAGGAAAGAGAGCAAGAGGAACAATCCTGGTTCTGCAAACCCCAGATTTGAGATGATGTAGAATTTGCACACGTTCACTTGCCATGCCCGGTTAGAGATTAGCCTTCCCTCCCCGTTCACAAAGGTGAGCCTGAGTACCTCGCCAATACCCCACCAGAATGCAACCAGCATCAATGTTATCCGAGTCAGCCATGGCCCGTTGAAGTAGCTAAGCCGCTGGTAGCCTCTTCTTTTGATCCACAGTTGGAAGTACACTGAGCGGCAGAGGCAAATTAGGCCCAAGATGGAGACTATAGAGATGAGAGCAATGGTCACCACACCAATGATATTGGTGAAATATGTGATCAGGTGCATTACATAAAGCACCACAACTCCAGACCACCAAGCATTCTCACTTTTATTATCAACACAGAGGCTGTTCTCACATCCTAGAAACCGAACAAAACACTAAGAAAGGAAACCTGCAAGGGAAAGGGAGCAAGACATTTATCAACAGATGGAACACATACAAAAGTAGGTGCTAGCAACACATCTATTTATTTGCAACAGTAGATGAAACATAATACTTGTCAACGGTAGACATCAAATGGGCAACAATAACAAATGAAGCTTCCAATCTAGTACTTCATGCTTATCTTTGACATGGCTCTGTCCACCAAACATTGGACGTGTTCAGCGTCACAAGCCTATTACAAGTTTACAACTCCCTTTTGAATTGTCTAACAAAGCTCTGTCTCACTTTCCCTTTGAAAATTTCGGTGACTTCTATGGATGGAACTCCTCTCCAGATCCACCAACTATTGCGTTATGATTAGGGTGATCATTGCTCATTACCTAATTACATATATAACACCAACACGACAGGGAAAAAGAAAAGACGACAGTAAAGACTCCATCAAGCAAAAACTATCCAGATTGATGCAGGATCAGCTGACCTATTCAGAGAGGTAAATCTACTGCATTATCTATAAACTACCTAAGGGTCTTGGACGTATAGAAGCAAAATTCTCGAAAATTACTGTAGAACTAACAATAAGGTTCTAATATAAGGCACACAATCTATCCCCCGCCCACCCAATTCCTTAGCAGAACCGAGCGATCATAAAGTCCGCAGAATAGAATCCCTAACCGTACGATTCGAAGAATTTCAACTCATAATGCTAACAAATTGAATCCTAGGTCATCAGTTTAATAACGATGCATCAAAATTGCTTCGGAAGAGCAAACGAAGTCGGGAGGTATTTTCATCAGAAAAGAAGAAGTTGGGAGGTAATTTACCAAACGAATTTGCGAGATTGAGCAGCCGAGGAAGCGTCGGTTGAGGCGGCGGCAGAACAATGCACCGGAGCGCCGAGGCGGGGGCAGCGGGATACCAGCGGCGCGCTAGCGAACCCCCAGCGCCGGTGTGTCGGCCGTAGGCCACGGCGATCGGCGACAGAGCGCGCGCCGCGCGGGTGCACTATCCCGCGCCGCCGCTGGGATCGGTATGTGTCCTCCACCCGCAAGGCGAGGCTCGATGTCTGTCCTCGTGAGAATCAGAATTGGAACGGAAAAGGAGGAGACACACggaagggggggggggagagGTGGTTGGTCCAAACAGGACAGTTGCTCACAGctgtattttattattttattttatatatttccCTATTATTGGTTTTCTAGAGATACGGTTCAGCtgtattttaatttattttcttaTTATATTGCTTTTTAAAGATACGGTTCAATTTCGTGAGAAATCCTGGTTAGTAAATCTTTCGCCGTTGTTGTACTTACGCATATAATCTGTTGAGATCTCTCGTATATACATTCCATAAAGTACCgcattcttttctttctttctccgTAATAAATATATATGGGGTCTAGCATCGACGCTACATAACTCTGCTGCTAGCGGTGTTGCACTTTGCCATCCCATTGACGACACTACAGGTTGCTACCCTTTTCTTCTGCTTTGTAAGGGTATCCCAAGAAGCACGTTTAATAAAatgttcgtttggctatggctcgtcgtaaacgatcgtaaatttctagccggaacattatttttctctcacacaaatcagccagcagtacttcttcacgaaccagcaacgatacgaaccagccaaccgaacatgctatAAATCGTCCGCTAACATGCTAGCTAGAAATAGTAAAAAAAGCTAGACATCGAATGCATGTCAGAGACTCGGAAAGACATGCGAGCTAGGCTCTCGCTAGCGACATGATGGGGACGCCCGAGTGTGTTTGGCGTAGCTTTTGGTGGCTCCGGCTCCTTCCCTGTAGATGCACTGTGACAGAGCCGGTCGAAGCACCGAATACCCGGCTCCTTGGGCTCCTCTCTGGTGGCAGGCGGAGTCGGAGCCTATTTCACGCAGCGCACAGTGAAGCCGGAGCCGTAGAGAGCTGCGCCAAACATACACTAAGTACCCGTTTGGCACTGCTCCAGACAGCTCCGACTCCCGCCTGCAATTTCACTGTTCATCCACTGTAGCAAGAGCCGttttctctctccttccctctccctctcacagaCAGTCACGGCCAGCGGCTTCACCGGCGAAGCTCGAAATTTTGGCTCCGCTGGCTTCGTGAACAGTACCCGAGCTACAGTGAGAGAAGGCAGCAGGAGAGAGGAACCGGCTCCGAGCTACAGTATTTCTACAGTGTCTTACAGGTGGGAGCCGGAGCCGTCCGGATCTgtaccaaacggggcctaagagCGACCGCATTGAATAGACTCCACAATGATTAAACGTCATTTACTATTTGGCCGATAGTGTTTAGATCTAGAACTGGCTCCATAAGTAGGATCTATGctgacaaaaaaaaaagaccGTTATGCTCTGCAGTGCCAGTTGTGTTTTTTAATCATTAAGATCCGACTCCATGAATAGCAGCTACTACTCCATGGAAACACCTCTACAGTGTAAATGACCAACTCCTATAGCGACATTTATTTATTGTATAGAACTAACTTGGATACGTCCATTGCGAATGCTCTAAGTATACCATGATATACATTGTTCAAAATAAGGCGTTATTTGCTATAAGTTCTTATATAGCATTTGGTTTAGAAACGGTATGGGATAGAACAATTCCATCTTAGTTTTTGAAATATTTCGTACCAGAACATATTGTTAGAGTTAACCTCAAAGTGGAACATTCCTAGGTTAGGAACGGTTGCCCCATGCAAAATTTTCCGAGTGCTCTCGTTCCAAACGTCGCTAGCCTTTATCTGCGTGACCTGCATCTTGATGCTACTGCTCCAGTGTCTCGTGTAGTTGAGCGAGAGCGCAATGatagtcagcctgttcgtttggctgtggcttgtcgtaaacgatcgtaaattttcagtcagaatagtatttttctctcacacaaaccagctagcaatacttctttacgaaccggcaaccatacgaaccagccaaccgaacagactgaGTGGAGAGACGGATGAGCTATGTGTGGGCAGGTGGGTGGTGGTCGTTGTTGGGCCTACGTATGCGACAAGGGTTAGCTAAAGGAACAAGATAAGGAAGTGGAGGGTCTTTGACTAACAGGTGGGCCACACGTTGATTTGGGCTAACAAATTTGCATCCTATTTTGCTCGCAAAAAAATTGTATCCATTTATTTGTGCCCCTCCAACGAAACAACAAAATGGAACTACTCACCTCCAACCAAATAGAGACACAGAACAATTAAAATACAGAATGGTATCGTCACGAAGGATAAAAAAAGGGAGGGGAGTAAATGGGAGCATCAAATTTTCTCGCCGAGTAGATGACGATATGGGCTAAAGCTGAACCCAAGCTTCTCTTGCGTATCTCGCTATGATCACGTAGTCTCAACGTAACTAGTGGGCTTAGGAACGAGACTAGAAATAGGTTGAAGCCAAACAAGTGAAGAACGGAAAAAACACTATGCGTTCAAAAAAACACTAAAACACTATAGAAACCAGTCTAACCTATTTCTTCATAAACAACCTTAGTAggtttttaagaaaaaaagtAAACTAGTCAAATGATCTCCAAAGAATATGAAATTTGAACCACAACATCATGATAAATCAATATCTATGAGATCTAATTCCAAAAAAGCAAGTTGCAAAAACTAGTCTAACCGATTTAAAAACCCAACATAGCCTATTTCTCCAAAAAAATAGAGGACTAGCTCTAAAAATCCAAAACCACTCCAAATCACCTTACAAAATCATGAAACTAGGTCCAAATCTTGACTAACTTATGGCGAAGGTAATCCCATGGaatctttcaaaaaatttctaggCTTAACCATGAATTAAAGAACTACTCTCTCAAACCAGGGTGTTCTCAAGAAAGCGCAAAAGACGGAGTTGAAGGTGGTTTGTTGGAAATTTGTTAAAGGGAAAGCCTAAATATGTTCTCCCAAGACCTCATGACACCTAGATGCTAGTAAATAACACTCAAGAACTCCAGCTCAAAGATTTTTCATGAAATCTACCAAAAGGGGTAGGAAAAGAGGGTTTTTGGAGGAAGGGACTTGGGAGATAAGATTTTGGCTTCAAGCCATGATATAAACATGTTCCAAGGACCCTAAAACACTCTAAAATTGTGCCTATAACTCAGCCAATGTAGCACACCAAACTCCCCCAAAATACTCATGAAAGAATGAAAAGGATAAATTCAGATTTAGAGAGTTGGGGACAAACTTGCACAAGATCGATACTTGGATTACCTCAAAATGTTCGATTAAAAACCTCTCCTATTCTAACATAGATCAAGGATGGCAAAAAATTTAAGAACAAAAAGTCACTTCtgtctccctctcttcctttaaCCTTAGCCTTCTGACACACAAATGAGGGAGACACCTCAAAGGAACAAACCACTTGATTATTTTCCAAAATGTCCTTACATAAGCACTGAATTCAAATACCCTAGGTAGTAAACCGTCCATATTTTTGTTGGTGGATCAAACAAACTTGGAGCCTTACCTTGACATAAACTTCATGATAGTGCCATGTGTGATCCAACTTGTCACCTTGGTCTTGACCCCTAAACCGGTCAAACCCACTGTTAGTAGTTTTGAGGCCCAAATCACCAAACCATACACACCTAGTTTTGAGGACCGAACTAGCAAACCCACTGCACATCCTGCAAAGTGTGACCCATTGATGTCAATGCATGTCTAACCTCCGCCAATGCCCTAATGCATTCATTTTCCTCTTTGACTTGATAGacaccatcttcatcatcttgaTGTAGAGGCGTGTCCAGCCTACACCAGGTGTCACAACGCCATCGTCTTCCTCTTTGACTTTACCAATGCCATTTCATCATCCTCTTGTCTCCATGTACTCTTGCTCTTCATGTGAGCAATTGGATCCTCCATGGCCCTACTTGGTCCAAGCTCCCAAGCCTCCTTGCTCACCCTTCACTACTCTTGGTCCATTGACCTAAACCTTGCTTGATCTTCACCCTTTATCATCGATCACCAGGACACATCTATCACCTACACTTTGCCAcatcacaagccaagagacacaACATAGAAGACATGTCTCCCCACACAAAACAACACAACACTACATCGCTGGTTAGTGAAAGGATCTAAATagtgcctagagggggtgaataggcgtaccTAAATTTTTTTGTGTAATCTCAAAGTCAAATGTCAGCgacagtcgaaagtcccgacagtttgggccgAAACTTCCGACAGCCGAAAGTTCCGATGCAAACAGCCAGGAGTTCCGGCACCTACGAGAATttcactacaagtgctaaaataaactttgagtgcgagatatcttacaaccccacttcctagtggtaagatgAAGTGTTGGGACTGCTCCTTTGATGCCGGAAGgacaccactccgtagatcgagtgcAAACCCTAAGAGGAGTGTTGGGGAGGAAGACaaaccaacaagaacaaatatgatagcacaaatctcaataacaacaagcacgcgggacataAGGATTTATTCCAAGATTTGACAAACCcataaaggagctcctacgtcctcgttgttgaggtgaccacaaaggtcggagtctcttccacctctttgcctctctcaaagcaaccacaaaggtcacttgagctttccactaagaaatcgagggtaatacaaacttcccaaggctcttccacaagaaggaagctcttgggcgacgcctagccggctaaggttccaagaacccaagagtaatagatgtaAATTCAAccagcttgatgaagaaatcaagtgctcaagcttgccaaagtgattctctcactcaatccactcttctTTCACTCAAAACGCtaggggaatcgaagattggagcaaaggagagaggagaggggagccttgaatgcttgggagctacTTTAGACGAAGGttggtgagcaatgaatgagtggttgacggttagaagagaagatagagctatttatactcatagtagaatccaaccgttcagatctgcgTCGGAAGTTTCGACACAGATCGTCGAAACTTCCGGCCCTTCTACAAAACACTATTCATGGCGTAGTCAAAGGTGGTCAACACAACcagagtcggaactcccggcggaATGTCGGAACTTCCggcagtcgggacttccgactttTGTCGGGACTCTCGACGCACAGCCAAGCTAGGGGGCTAAGTCCCAGGGCATCGGGACTTTCGGCGGGAGCCAAAACTTCTGGCACTTGGAACTCCCGACTctcgtcgggactttcgacgggcGAAGGTGCGCAGGCGGGCTGGCAGCAAGGCCAGCAAGTGCCGGGACTTCCGgcaccaaacgtcgggacttccgacagtcagAACTCCTAGCTCACACCGAGATTTCTGACTACCAAAAGTCCAAAACTATGTCTATGTGTTCGTTaggtgattttgtgtctctcttttgatttgatttttgtgcttgagcactctatcttcctcagaccacctaaacttacatctctctttatagtacaatatacctaaacccaaaacaaaataTAAAAGTTTTGGAGAGTGCTTTGGGTTCGTCTGCtttttgcacttgaagaattgagggataccatttcatcttagatcaactctttaaaactttcAAGGAACTAAAGCtataatatatctcattaagatctcattagtccctaatttggatgtcatcaatacaccaaaacccacatagggggcaaatgcactttcagttAGCCATTAGCATAATCAAGCACATATGAGTTAAGATCCTAACCAGGAAATTCTCAAATAATCTTGATAATCGCTGATCATTCTTCAGTCAAGGGCCCAACCTTGACTTCTCACATTCCATACTACCTCACAACCAAACAGACCCAATAACTATAGAATCCTTGTCAACGGtctgatgatggatgagtatTCTTTGAACAAAATGTTGGAAAATGTTTCTAATTATTTCACTGTGACAAAGAATCAAGGAAAAATTCACGCGCGAATCACACTCTTTGGTAGCACCTCTCCTAGTTCAAACAATCCACATGGTTTTTGCAACATGCTGATGGGTTAAGACCAATGAGAAGTGGGTGAAGAATTTAGGATTTTCTCAAATAAAACCTAATGGGATGTTTGGTTTGTGGAACTATCTGATCCTAGATGAGGCAGTGAATCATATATTCATTTATTGTCATTAGTAGAATAACCATGTTCCTCGTGCTTGTACTAATTGTTTGTTTGTGAAGGATGGGATGGAGATGAACCAACCTATTCCATTtcagaaacaaaataaaaaagtgaGAAATTAAATGAGAAGATAGTAGATCAATACATTTCTTGAACCAAACAACCCATAATTGTCTCTATACATCCACCCCTGCTAACTATCCTCTCTCACTATACTACCATTACTAGCTCTACCTAATACTGATTCTAGTATTGGTGATGGGTTGACATATTGACTTACTATAAAACTACAATCAAGTAGCCAACAAGTAAGGACCATGTTACTGTGGGTTTGAACATCATGAAactatattttaaaattcaaacaaacaATTTATTGGCTATTTGGTTGAAGTCATGTTAAAGGGATACAACCTCTCTATATCTCTATCTAGAGGGCCAACCCACTAATATTTCCTTTATATATTCAAGATTTCGTTCTCTATACTTCAATGGCTTATCACAAATTTTCATATGTTGAAAAGTTCATTACAAAACTACTATATACTAAATTTAGAGAGTAGTGTAACCTCTCCATTATCTTTTTTCTCTATCTCCGCCACCAGCATCTCCAAGATCCCCCTATTGGTTCTTTACCACAAAAACTTAGAAAACAAACCAAAAAAATCAGGCTCAAATAGACTTAAACGATTAACCCACTCTCCAAAACTACCCTTCTCACTCTCCACTAATGGAGATGTTACATTGCTCTCTAAATTCAATATATGGTAGTTTTGTTATGATTTTTTCATATAAAAAAATTATGACAAGCCATTGTATTATAGCTAGAGAATGAAACTTAAAGAGTCCATTGGAGATATAAAAGACATGATGAGAATATTTATGGAATGGCTCTTAAATAAAGATATAGAGATTGAAGTTTAGAGAAGCTCTTGGAGTAATATTATGTATACATGACCCTTTCCATTAAAAAAGGAATCGATAACTCTACAGCCTGCTAGCCCCTCCCCCTTTTGAAAGATCAGTTCCCCCTAATATAAGATCAATACCACATGACATTTTGTGTAACGCAAGTTGTACTGCTCATGTGCATATGCACCTCAACACCCATCACGTACATGTTATCTAGTCAATTTGTATTTGGGTCCAACAACTTTTGTTATggcatttttttttcaaaatggaACGACATATACTGCCTTATTTTAGAACAACTAGCTCACTGCATATGATTGATTCAGATTTTAGCAACAGTTATTTTCCTGCACCAAAAGTAGTCCCTATATCGTCGTGGCTAAATCATTATGTGTTTGAGAAATGAAATGAggtggtccatcttcttctcactcttcacttttttgtttggtttgtggaatacAATGAGTTGATCTATCATCATCTCATTTCTCACAAGCTAAAAATTAGTATATGCATGAGGAATGAGTTAATTTCACCAAAATTCATAGAATGAATTCTCACTCTTcacttttttgtttggtttgtggaatacAATGAGTTGATCTATCATCATCTCATTTCTCACAAGCTAAAAATTAGTATATGCACGAGGAATGAGTTGATTTCACCAAAATTCATAGAATGAATTCATGATGCACCACCTCATAAAGCATGTCAGGgttccacaaaccaaacacactCTATATGTTGTCCTATATTCTGAAGTGGATAGTATGGTACGGGTACGAACTAGGTAAGGTAAGGAGATAACCACAGGAGTTCACCTTTTTTTCTTGAAAATGCATGAAAGTTGCACATCATTATATCAACAAGAGAAAAAGGGCAAGACCGCAAACAACTCCACACACATGCACTCATGCCCCAACAATCAAATGATTACATTTGCGCCCGTGAAAAAACATACAAGGTGACCACAAGAATTCACCTTAATGTCTTTAGATAAATATATAGAAGAGTCGCTCTATTTTCATCTAAACATACTCTCCCAGTCTAAAAAATAATCCATAGATGTTCTAACTTTATTCTAACTCAAACCATttcaagtttaactaaatttatataaaaatactaacatttaatATATAATATCAAGTAAGTTTTATTAGATTTATtaagaaatatatttttatagtatatctaaGTCCCATTTGGTGCCATAAATGGTTTATATTCTGTCCTacaatttagttaaatttaaaataattttgacttaggacaaagttaGAAGATCGATAATTTTGAGATCGAGGAAATATAGTGGTTTTGATACCAGCACGGTTCTCATATTAGATATAATTGTCTACAAAAATCACCATACATatttattataaataataaaatactaaaaTACAAGACCATTTTTGGTGAGTACTTACATGCGCGGTCATCTCCAATTTGACTGCACAAATTAGTACAAATGCAGGAACAGACCAAACCATACTATCAGTACTATTTTTGTTTTCAAATGATCTCGACTGTCATCATTTTTCCTAATACAGGTAAGATGATAACAGGGAACGAAAAAAACGGCAAGCCCAACAGCAGCAGGAAAACGAAGCCACACGGGAGAATCAATAGAGAGTGAACAGCCCGGCACACACCAAAAGCATTGCGACACGTGTGAGGTTAAGCAGCGTCTAGTGGCCCTTGGCCATGCCCAAACACTTTGCAGCCAAAGCCAAGGCAACTGAGAGTGAGCAGCCGGCGAGGCGCTGAGCTAGCATGCGTCCCAGAGGGAGCCGTGTGACCAGCACTGGGCCACCTCCGCCTCGCCGACGCCGGTGGCCCAGCCCGGCGGGTCGAGGAGcatggcctccgccatctcggtCCACAGCCTGGGCGAGTCCAGGCCCAGCTCGAACTCCTCGTCGCTCCCGAGCTCGACCACCAGCCCCGGCCCGGCTCCGAActcgtggtcgtggtcgtggcaCCGCGCCGCCTGCACCTGCActtgctgctgcagcagcagcgccgccgggTCGCAGCGCACCCGGTCGGCGGCCTTGGCGGCCGCGGCGCGGACGTCGGCCGGGTGCGAGGTCGCGGGGCGGGGAAGCCAGGCGACGCACCCGGGGAAGTTGAGCTGCGCGTCGCGGCCCTGCAGGCGCAGCGCGGCCACGTCGTGCGCCACCGCGGCCATCTCGGCCGACTCGAAGCTGCCGAGCCAGATGCGCGTCTTGGTGCCCGGCTGCCGGATCTCCGACACCCACTTGCCCCACTTCCGCTTCCGCACGCCCCGGTACTGctgcgaagaagaagaagacgacgacgacgactggcagccgccgccgccgctcgtcaTGGAAGCCATCTGCAGGTGCTTGCCCATTTGGTCCATCGTGTTATATACTATACCAACCAGTTAGTTGTTGCGAATTAGCCAAAGAATTAATGTATGCATGTGAAGCAAGATCGATCGAGCTGAGCGATTATGCGATGTGGAATTGGATGATGAACCACGGTGGCCCTTCGCCCTTACATATAGCCAACGCATGATGGGGGCACCGGCctgggtcgcaacaagtcacttCAAGAAGCCAGCTACTATGTTAAGCTCATGGTTTGATCCATGATTGGGCGCAATAATGGCTGCCTCGATCGTCCTGGCAGCACTGTCCGCGTGTGCAGTTGCTGTGGACGCTGTTGGTTCGCGCGTGTACTACTACCATCGATCTAGCTAGCTACTCCTATAGGGGAGCCATGCACTGTTGGACGAACAGCAATTAAAGGACACATAATAAAGTTAGGACTGTGACTGAGACTGTAAGTATATGTGGACTATCTGTTAGTTTGATCTTCACTAATTGGACTCTTGGATCAACGCCCTGACCCACCAACAGCTAAATCTAACCCGATCTAAAGAAAGTGCTGCTAGCGACAGGAAGACTCATTGACTTCGCCGTCACCATCGGACAGCGGCACCTTGcgtcaccgtcgcctctgcatcgccaccactACGCTGGACTCCACCGCGCCGAGCTCCCACGACACCGGCGTCCACGCGGCTGCGGCGCAATTACGCCAGGGTGAAGTAGAGGAATGAGTTTCTGCATCCTAAGTAAGATGTTTATCCCCTAATCTACGTTTCAGAGGTACTGTGTTCCcttcaatggtaccagagccgggttgccagtgtgtagatctagtatggggtagaGAATTGAAAAGAAATCGAAGAGTAACAGAGGGTTCGATCCGGTTTGGATtgaaatcctaaccctaaccgggtaaaagaaaatgaaaagagacTAGGGGGTAGCGGGCGTCACTCAActgccggtcaccaccgccaccgcgtgggGAAAGGTGCCGCACCGCCATCTTTGCCGGCACGTGGCAAGAAAAGATcagagggttcaaccgaacccaaaCCGAAAGAAAAAATGAATTGGGTTAATCCTAACCttagtgaaaccctaaccctaactgggtgaaggaaAGGAGTAAGAAGAGAGACTCGGCTTCAAGAAGAACCCGAATCCGAGCTCAAACCCACGAAGAACTCGATAGGGAAGATGAACAATGACTCCAGTgtgtcaaaccctaaccctaacttgatgtaaccctaaccctaacccccaatcggatgaaatccgagaagaacattgaagaagatccaaaaatagatgaagaaaaggAGAAAGGGGAAAAAGGGGAAGGGGCCTACCTCGCTATTCACCACGCTGCCGCCTCACAGGCACGCGTGAAGATGGCCGAGCCGTGCGAGCTCCGACGAAGGGCACCGCCTCTAGTTCGCTTGACGGAGGCACGCTCACTcattggggagcgcgcacgccggcgagggggccgacgacgacgccataCTCCACTGCGCTCTCGCTCTCAGTCGCTGAAGtgagagaaggggagggaggagagTGAGGCTAGGGTTAAAGGGGGCCAGCCGCGTGGGGGGAGCGAGGTCTCGCCGCCGCAAACGATGGCACCATCTCTCTCTCTTGGCTCTGGTCTCTCACACTGCGCTCTGCTCTTCGTCGCGGCGGtcagagaggaaggggagggagtGAGACTGAGCTAGGGTTTTGGGGGAGCCGGCTGCAACCGCTATTTTTGTTCGTGCAAAAAAGATGCTGAGCCGTCGATCTTGATCGAGCGGCTATG from Miscanthus floridulus cultivar M001 chromosome 11, ASM1932011v1, whole genome shotgun sequence includes these protein-coding regions:
- the LOC136494937 gene encoding ethylene-responsive transcription factor ERF021-like yields the protein MDQMGKHLQMASMTSGGGGCQSSSSSSSSSQQYRGVRKRKWGKWVSEIRQPGTKTRIWLGSFESAEMAAVAHDVAALRLQGRDAQLNFPGCVAWLPRPATSHPADVRAAAAKAADRVRCDPAALLLQQQVQVQAARCHDHDHEFGAGPGLVVELGSDEEFELGLDSPRLWTEMAEAMLLDPPGWATGVGEAEVAQCWSHGSLWDAC
- the LOC136493070 gene encoding uncharacterized protein — protein: MHLITYFTNIIGVVTIALISIVSILGLICLCRSVYFQLWIKRRGYQRLSYFNGPWLTRITLMLVAFWWGIGEVLRLTFVNGEGRLISNRAWQVNVCKFYIISNLGFAEPGLFLLLSFLLSAALQKQELGTLNRKWNRKTIRAVFILCSPSLIWEACVVFVGGRVSSDDGQQSKVSKYWYSASAIHNGDITCTYPLLSSVFLGAFYIILTVHVMFVGRQMLSLVINKGLRRRIYMLIFATGILLPRASLLGLSVLPWPGELVHEALVFVSFLVLMLAAMVGIVILVYFPVADTSAIGDQEHIEMQASRDISYDSLLT